A region of Desulfolithobacter dissulfuricans DNA encodes the following proteins:
- a CDS encoding helix-turn-helix domain-containing protein — protein MAGRFRQDLFYRLNVVSLHIPPLRERKDDIPLLVHHFLAKYPGPDDHIKSISPEAMAALQDHDYPGNVRELENIIERSLAMCNEPEIKIYHLPREISSPGTITVSPIHSCETSVPATAEAVPCLTLEENERRYILDVLRSVDGNKTRAAAILGIDRVSLWRKLKKSFLALTGYRCGAN, from the coding sequence ATGGCAGGACGTTTCCGCCAGGATCTCTTCTACCGGCTCAACGTTGTCTCCCTCCATATCCCGCCGCTGCGCGAGCGCAAGGACGACATCCCCCTGCTGGTGCACCATTTTCTTGCCAAGTACCCGGGCCCGGACGATCATATCAAATCCATCTCACCCGAGGCCATGGCAGCCCTCCAGGACCATGACTACCCGGGCAATGTGCGCGAACTGGAAAATATCATCGAGCGCTCGCTGGCCATGTGCAACGAACCGGAGATAAAAATCTACCACCTGCCGCGCGAGATCAGCAGTCCGGGAACGATCACCGTCTCTCCGATCCACTCCTGCGAGACATCCGTCCCGGCCACTGCGGAGGCAGTGCCCTGCCTGACCCTGGAGGAGAATGAACGGCGCTACATCCTTGATGTACTCCGCTCGGTGGACGGCAACAAGACACGGGCGGCCGCCATTCTTGGCATTGACCGGGTATCGCTGTGGCGCAAACTGAAAAAATCATTCTTGGCATTGACCGGGTATCGCTGTGGCGCAAACTGA
- a CDS encoding histidine kinase dimerization/phospho-acceptor domain-containing protein, which yields METNWQLLGPEGLAFFGKITASLSHEMKNALAIINENSGLLEDYMLMAESGMEVDPERLSELAARIGRQVERADGLVNRLNAFAHSVDHPVQEVDLDQLLKLAASLSHRILSGYGVEVEITSAETLQATTSPFLLLNLVCNCLFAWGSVSAPGTVLGLRCTGSGEEGRAAIQLRGVFARPAAFPGPAEQALLDALEACLEDDPEGEGILILLPGK from the coding sequence ATGGAAACAAACTGGCAACTACTTGGTCCGGAAGGTCTGGCATTTTTTGGCAAAATTACCGCTTCCCTGTCCCATGAGATGAAGAACGCTCTGGCAATCATCAACGAAAACAGTGGGTTGCTCGAGGATTACATGCTCATGGCCGAAAGCGGCATGGAGGTCGATCCCGAGCGGCTCTCCGAGCTTGCCGCCCGGATAGGTCGACAGGTGGAACGGGCCGATGGGCTGGTCAACCGGCTCAATGCCTTTGCTCACAGTGTGGATCATCCGGTCCAGGAGGTGGATCTTGACCAGCTGCTCAAGCTGGCTGCCTCGCTGTCGCACCGGATCCTTTCGGGATATGGGGTCGAGGTGGAGATCACCTCGGCAGAGACTCTCCAGGCGACGACCTCACCTTTTCTCCTGCTCAACCTTGTCTGTAACTGTCTTTTTGCCTGGGGCTCGGTCTCCGCTCCGGGAACGGTCCTCGGACTGCGCTGCACCGGGAGCGGTGAGGAGGGCAGGGCGGCGATCCAGCTCAGAGGAGTGTTTGCCAGGCCCGCAGCCTTTCCCGGTCCGGCGGAGCAGGCCCTGCTCGACGCCCTGGAGGCCTGCCTGGAAGATGATCCCGAAGGTGAAGGCATCCTGATCCTGCTGCCCGGGAAGTAA
- a CDS encoding prephenate dehydrogenase dimerization domain-containing protein — translation MLVARGLHILEREVAPHNRTRYAVLGPELAVPTGYDATAFITRPLEDRLGMLVDILGEFSRRGINILDMRAENDVKTQKLQIYIEAEGHIQDPVMADAIAHVENRVIQVPGAIRLLGSFPRLDMRVKYIRSFGFIGTGDMSKWFADRLQHEGYEVLLSGRSTTLRPEEMIDQVDVVVVCVPISATVETIRRYGPRIQDGKALILLAGESETTLDAALEVTGPGVEVMLVHNLWGPQTATMKDKNAIVVRTPRSGRLCTEFEAFLYKHGADIFHDSPSKHDLLMGVGQKLPTVISVALAMTLEANGITSEDIASHCTLTSLYPILAMARVHSQNPRTYAEIMSTSGASRKIVHDFLDNLARVSVMADQARISELCRLIDHNSDYLTPEFLQARMAQAKAVDQVLGRMVQGAGVRLPEADS, via the coding sequence ATGCTCGTCGCCCGGGGGCTGCATATTCTCGAACGGGAAGTGGCACCCCATAACAGAACCAGATACGCGGTGCTGGGGCCGGAGTTGGCTGTGCCCACCGGTTATGACGCCACCGCCTTTATCACCCGGCCCCTGGAAGACCGGCTCGGCATGCTGGTGGATATCCTGGGCGAGTTTTCCCGGCGCGGGATCAATATCCTTGACATGCGGGCTGAAAACGACGTCAAGACCCAGAAACTGCAGATTTATATCGAGGCCGAAGGGCATATCCAGGACCCGGTGATGGCCGATGCCATTGCCCATGTGGAAAACCGGGTGATCCAGGTGCCGGGTGCCATCCGCCTGCTCGGTTCTTTCCCCCGGCTGGACATGCGGGTGAAATACATCCGTTCGTTTGGCTTCATCGGCACCGGCGACATGAGTAAATGGTTTGCGGACCGGTTGCAGCATGAGGGATACGAGGTGCTTCTGAGCGGCCGTTCCACTACCCTGCGGCCCGAGGAGATGATCGACCAGGTGGACGTGGTGGTGGTCTGCGTACCCATCTCCGCCACCGTGGAAACCATCCGCCGGTACGGGCCGCGTATCCAGGACGGCAAGGCGCTCATCCTGCTGGCCGGAGAGTCGGAGACCACCCTGGATGCCGCCCTCGAGGTGACCGGGCCCGGGGTCGAGGTCATGCTGGTGCATAATCTCTGGGGTCCGCAGACCGCGACCATGAAGGACAAGAACGCCATCGTCGTCCGTACGCCGCGCAGTGGACGGCTGTGCACCGAATTCGAGGCCTTTCTCTACAAGCATGGGGCCGATATCTTCCACGATTCGCCCAGTAAGCACGATCTGCTCATGGGTGTTGGCCAGAAGCTGCCCACCGTCATCTCGGTTGCCCTGGCCATGACCCTGGAAGCCAACGGGATAACCAGCGAGGATATCGCCAGTCATTGTACGCTGACCTCGCTTTATCCCATTCTGGCCATGGCCAGGGTCCACTCGCAGAATCCGCGAACCTATGCGGAGATCATGTCCACCAGTGGGGCGAGCCGCAAGATTGTCCATGATTTTCTCGACAATCTCGCCCGGGTCTCGGTCATGGCGGATCAGGCCAGGATCAGCGAGCTGTGCAGACTCATCGACCACAACTCCGACTATCTCACGCCGGAGTTCCTCCAGGCCCGCATGGCCCAGGCCAAGGCCGTGGACCAGGTGCTTGGCCGGATGGTCCAGGGCGCCGGGGTCCGGTTGCCTGAGGCGGACAGCTGA
- a CDS encoding response regulator has translation MAIITIFSADFCREDEVVQELVTKTSFRLKTTDEIVAEAAVLAKMEESKVRRALTLKTSVFEKFTHEKQHALAYIKLVLSKILMVSAGRDLILTGYASQMIPREITHFFRVGLIADKEYRIKVAQEKQGGSVRDAEKLIKKLDEERALWLKKYCGIEKPFDPADYDLIIPMNKETVTEAASLIIGHLDDEIFRPTASSEQAVEDFNLQAKVEVALARKGHGVQVQVINGKVILTINKNVSRLNRLKEELKTIAQQVEGVESVEVVLGKDFHQTDVYRKHDFNMPSRVLLVDDEQEFVETLSERLALRNMGSAVVHDGESALSLIEQDKPEVMVLDLKMPGVDGIEVLEKVKKTNPEIQVIILTGHGSEEDRKKCMELGAFAYLRKPVDIKALSKVIKEAHEKAQAVAK, from the coding sequence ATGGCTATCATAACAATTTTCAGTGCAGATTTTTGCAGGGAAGACGAGGTGGTACAGGAACTGGTCACCAAAACCAGCTTCCGCCTCAAGACCACGGACGAGATCGTTGCCGAGGCGGCGGTTCTCGCCAAAATGGAAGAGAGCAAGGTGCGTCGGGCCCTCACCCTGAAGACCTCGGTCTTTGAGAAGTTTACCCACGAGAAGCAGCACGCCCTGGCCTATATCAAGCTTGTTCTCTCGAAGATTCTCATGGTATCCGCCGGACGCGATCTCATTCTCACCGGGTATGCAAGCCAGATGATTCCCCGGGAGATAACCCATTTTTTCCGAGTCGGGCTGATCGCCGATAAGGAGTACCGCATCAAGGTCGCGCAGGAAAAGCAGGGCGGTTCCGTCCGGGATGCGGAGAAGCTGATCAAGAAACTCGATGAGGAGCGGGCCCTGTGGCTGAAAAAGTACTGCGGCATCGAAAAACCTTTTGATCCGGCCGATTATGATCTGATCATCCCCATGAACAAGGAAACCGTGACCGAAGCCGCTTCCCTGATCATCGGCCATCTCGATGACGAGATCTTTAGGCCCACCGCCAGTTCCGAACAGGCGGTGGAGGACTTCAATCTCCAGGCAAAGGTCGAGGTCGCCCTGGCCAGGAAGGGTCATGGCGTTCAGGTCCAGGTGATCAACGGCAAAGTGATCCTGACAATCAACAAGAATGTCAGCCGGCTCAACCGGCTCAAGGAAGAACTCAAAACCATCGCCCAGCAGGTGGAGGGCGTGGAATCGGTGGAAGTGGTTCTGGGTAAGGACTTCCATCAGACCGATGTCTACCGCAAGCATGATTTCAACATGCCATCAAGGGTTCTCCTGGTGGATGACGAGCAGGAGTTCGTCGAGACCCTCTCTGAGCGTCTTGCCCTCAGGAACATGGGCTCGGCCGTGGTCCATGACGGTGAGTCCGCCTTGAGCCTGATCGAACAGGATAAGCCCGAGGTAATGGTCCTGGATCTGAAGATGCCCGGGGTCGATGGTATCGAGGTCCTGGAAAAGGTCAAGAAGACCAATCCCGAGATCCAGGTGATCATCCTCACCGGTCACGGCTCCGAGGAGGACCGGAAGAAATGTATGGAGCTTGGGGCCTTTGCCTATCTCAGGAAACCCGTTGACATCAAAGCGCTGAGCAAGGTGATCAAGGAGGCCCACGAAAAGGCCCAGGCTGTGGCCAAATAG
- a CDS encoding sensor histidine kinase — MSLIEYIKPEFWNHRERVAGKSGEQYIFRRKWQLLVAVVTPLILIPVLLATGYFYHFSRNRALMQIEEETAVLAKNASIDIELFIKQYKSTLRFLALMYGVKNLSDPEVMTTVFGNLKKTCGGFLGLDMYDLEGNLMACVGHEEPCNTKGSMRWLDEVRARGLLIGVTLLNPEQMPHVFIAIKVYGQDGTPYILRGILDNLVLNDLLSQIRLDEIQDVFLATSSGRLISPSKYCGEPGEYACLPLEKDLPAATLMENLPSYGGMGETVFVGAARVDGTDIILGLIVPEDVVERLMATTRHLIFTVLIPSVFGLVVVAFCLVTYVVQGLYRADLRRREYLQQVERNDKLASIGRLAAGVAHEINNPLAIINEKAGLLKDMFTYTDTYEGDERLLSTVDSIIRAVERAGSITHRLLGFARKIEVSVERINVEHLIRETLGFLRKEAEYKNIRINVDVAENVPDIVTDRGKLQQIILNLVNNAFAAMEDGGQLDVIVRRLPGQKAISIAVRDNGCGISEENLKLIFEPFFSTRTKSGGTGLGLAITYGLIRDLHGTLEVESQVGVGTTFTITLPFKIKKT; from the coding sequence ATGTCCCTCATCGAGTACATAAAACCTGAGTTCTGGAACCACCGGGAGCGGGTTGCCGGCAAATCCGGCGAACAGTATATCTTTCGTCGCAAATGGCAGTTACTGGTGGCGGTGGTGACACCGCTGATCCTTATCCCGGTGCTGCTTGCCACCGGGTATTTCTATCATTTCAGCCGTAACCGCGCCCTGATGCAGATCGAGGAGGAAACCGCCGTTCTGGCTAAGAACGCCTCCATCGATATCGAACTGTTCATCAAGCAGTACAAGTCGACGCTGCGGTTCCTCGCCCTGATGTACGGGGTGAAGAATCTCAGCGATCCAGAGGTCATGACCACCGTGTTTGGCAACCTGAAGAAAACATGTGGCGGCTTCCTGGGTCTGGACATGTACGATCTTGAGGGGAACCTGATGGCCTGTGTCGGGCACGAGGAGCCCTGCAATACCAAGGGATCCATGCGGTGGCTCGATGAGGTTCGCGCGCGGGGGCTTCTGATCGGCGTCACCTTGCTCAATCCGGAACAGATGCCCCATGTGTTCATCGCGATCAAGGTGTATGGCCAGGATGGCACACCGTATATCCTCCGGGGAATACTCGACAACCTGGTACTCAACGATCTGTTGTCCCAGATCCGCCTCGATGAGATACAGGACGTCTTCCTGGCCACTTCTTCGGGCAGGTTGATTTCCCCGTCCAAGTACTGTGGCGAGCCTGGAGAGTACGCCTGCCTGCCACTGGAGAAGGATCTTCCCGCCGCCACCCTGATGGAGAATCTGCCCTCCTATGGCGGGATGGGCGAGACCGTGTTTGTCGGCGCCGCCCGGGTAGATGGAACCGACATCATATTAGGACTGATTGTGCCCGAGGATGTGGTGGAGCGGCTCATGGCCACCACCAGGCATCTGATCTTCACGGTACTGATTCCCTCGGTCTTCGGTTTGGTGGTGGTGGCCTTCTGTCTGGTCACGTACGTGGTTCAGGGCCTGTACCGGGCCGATCTGCGGCGGCGTGAATACCTGCAGCAGGTGGAACGAAACGACAAGCTGGCTTCCATCGGCCGGCTGGCTGCAGGGGTGGCCCATGAGATCAACAATCCGCTGGCTATCATCAATGAAAAGGCCGGTCTGCTCAAGGACATGTTCACCTATACGGATACCTATGAGGGGGATGAGCGGCTGCTCAGTACGGTGGATTCCATCATCAGGGCAGTGGAACGGGCCGGGTCCATCACCCACAGGCTGCTTGGCTTTGCCCGCAAGATCGAGGTCTCAGTGGAACGGATCAATGTGGAGCACCTGATCCGTGAGACCCTGGGCTTTCTCAGAAAAGAGGCCGAGTACAAGAACATCCGCATCAATGTCGATGTGGCTGAAAATGTGCCCGACATCGTGACCGACCGCGGCAAACTGCAGCAGATTATCCTCAATCTGGTCAACAACGCCTTTGCCGCCATGGAAGACGGCGGCCAGCTTGATGTCATTGTCCGCCGTCTTCCAGGCCAGAAAGCCATCTCCATTGCGGTCCGTGACAATGGGTGCGGCATCTCGGAAGAGAACCTGAAACTGATTTTCGAACCGTTCTTCTCCACCAGGACCAAGAGTGGTGGAACCGGCCTTGGTCTTGCCATCACCTACGGGCTCATCCGTGATCTGCACGGTACCCTGGAAGTGGAAAGCCAGGTCGGGGTCGGGACTACCTTTACCATCACCCTGCCCTTCAAAATAAAGAAAACATAG
- a CDS encoding response regulator, with protein MQVLLVDDEKELISTLAERLSFRGIEADWVTSGEEALKKIKEKNYDIAVLDIKMPGLSGIDLGRKIRDIKPDLKVIFVTGHGSAADFEAGTAQSGRDFYLAKPINIDLLIEKMHEALKQ; from the coding sequence ATGCAGGTCTTGCTCGTTGACGATGAAAAGGAACTTATCTCCACCCTGGCGGAACGGCTGTCGTTTCGTGGGATAGAGGCTGACTGGGTAACCAGTGGGGAGGAAGCCCTGAAGAAGATAAAGGAGAAGAACTACGATATAGCGGTGCTGGATATCAAGATGCCGGGGCTCAGCGGTATTGATCTGGGCAGGAAAATTCGTGATATCAAGCCGGACCTCAAGGTGATTTTCGTCACCGGCCACGGCTCGGCCGCTGATTTCGAGGCCGGCACGGCCCAGAGCGGCAGGGATTTCTACCTGGCAAAACCCATCAACATCGACCTGTTGATCGAAAAGATGCACGAAGCGCTTAAGCAGTAA
- a CDS encoding DEAD/DEAH box helicase, whose translation MPEKPSPVGEYITALKNSDRFGPQVVACRTFPAIDARTAKNARVFPGGLTDLLEAMGISALYSHQAEAIELIQQGDDVLISTPTASGKSLIYNLPVFATLLENPQARALYLFPLKALAQDQARAITAMGELLSGQPAFPRILSSIYDGDTTAYQRKKIRESLPAILITNPDMLHLSLLAYHEIWGHLFANLTHVIIDEVHTYRGVFGSHMAWVLRRLQRICHLYGADPVFVLSSATVGNPTELGRNLLGRQVRVVTRSGAPQGARHVILLQPQDSAAGCGTMLLDAALHRNLRTIVYTQSRKMTELITMWSTRRLKGRRQEGKIASYRAGFLPEDRRAIEEKLASGELLG comes from the coding sequence GTGCCTGAAAAACCATCTCCGGTGGGAGAATATATTACCGCCCTGAAAAACTCGGACCGGTTTGGTCCCCAGGTCGTGGCCTGCAGAACTTTTCCAGCCATCGACGCCAGGACCGCGAAGAACGCCAGGGTTTTCCCCGGGGGCCTGACCGACCTGCTGGAGGCCATGGGCATCTCTGCTCTCTACTCGCACCAGGCCGAGGCCATCGAGTTGATCCAGCAGGGAGATGATGTCCTGATCTCCACCCCCACGGCCAGCGGCAAGAGCCTGATATACAACCTGCCGGTCTTTGCCACCCTCCTGGAAAATCCACAGGCCAGGGCACTCTATCTCTTTCCGCTCAAGGCCCTGGCTCAGGACCAGGCCCGGGCCATCACCGCCATGGGAGAGCTGCTGTCCGGTCAGCCAGCGTTCCCCCGCATCCTGAGCAGTATCTACGACGGTGACACCACCGCGTACCAGCGCAAAAAAATCAGGGAATCACTGCCCGCCATCCTGATCACCAACCCGGACATGCTCCATCTCTCCCTGCTCGCCTACCACGAGATATGGGGACATCTCTTTGCCAACCTCACCCATGTGATCATCGACGAGGTCCATACCTACCGGGGAGTCTTCGGCTCGCACATGGCCTGGGTGCTTAGGCGACTGCAGCGCATCTGCCACCTTTACGGCGCGGATCCGGTCTTTGTTCTCTCCTCTGCCACGGTGGGCAACCCGACAGAGCTTGGCCGCAACCTGCTGGGCCGGCAGGTGCGGGTAGTGACCCGCTCCGGAGCGCCGCAGGGTGCCCGGCATGTCATTCTCCTGCAGCCGCAGGATTCGGCCGCCGGCTGTGGAACCATGCTCCTGGACGCGGCCCTGCACCGCAACCTGCGCACCATTGTCTACACCCAGTCCCGCAAGATGACCGAACTGATCACCATGTGGTCCACCCGGCGGCTGAAGGGACGCCGGCAGGAAGGGAAAATCGCCTCCTACCGGGCCGGCTTTCTCCCCGAAGACCGCCGGGCCATAGAAGAAAAACTGGCCAGCGGAGAGCTTCTGGGGTGA
- a CDS encoding sensor histidine kinase, with amino-acid sequence MRINQRSKLILSCVTHFLILGILCVVPFRDFRQFNTGLENMELYSRLNVLVELLRQTEENYLLYHSEHALKKNRELIRQLGLKMEKLPLTRDLELSRKTQLEELARYGQLMDELAATTEVQAWPEPLTRDIGRIGDQLQTFGRQLLLQCQARQRAMVERFKQRLLIIVALSAMISILISLSIWRGVFQPLKKLEQAALDIARGTFRPIVTDQRGDDETQTVFKAFNHMVRELEEDQKRLIESHKLSSLGTLAAGAAHQLNNPLNNIATSSQIGLAELESGDPEITSQMLETIHNEAMRAGRIVSSLLDFSRDHEFFPRLVALADVVEQAVKLAANEIPETVQVEIAIPEDITLRLDRHKMTEVILNLLLNGVQAIGEGPGTISFSAASQPERHRVVLRVRDTGCGIDPADLGRIFDPFFTTKNEGEGSGLGLAVVYGIINKHGGSISVESEMGLGTLFLITLPLPEQEVSS; translated from the coding sequence ATGCGTATCAACCAGCGAAGCAAGCTTATATTGAGCTGTGTCACCCATTTCCTGATCCTGGGGATCCTCTGCGTGGTGCCGTTCAGGGATTTCAGACAGTTCAATACCGGGCTGGAAAACATGGAGCTCTACAGTCGCCTCAACGTGCTGGTGGAACTGCTGCGACAAACCGAAGAAAACTATCTTCTATACCACAGTGAACACGCCCTGAAAAAAAACCGGGAACTGATCAGACAACTGGGCCTGAAGATGGAAAAGCTGCCGCTAACCCGCGACCTTGAACTTTCCAGGAAAACCCAGCTCGAAGAACTGGCCAGATACGGCCAGCTCATGGATGAACTGGCCGCAACCACGGAAGTGCAGGCCTGGCCGGAGCCACTGACCAGGGATATCGGTCGCATCGGAGACCAGCTGCAGACCTTTGGCCGTCAACTGCTCCTGCAATGCCAGGCCAGGCAGCGGGCCATGGTGGAGCGCTTCAAACAGCGGCTGCTCATCATCGTGGCCCTGTCAGCGATGATCTCTATCCTGATCTCTCTTTCCATCTGGCGCGGGGTCTTTCAGCCGCTCAAAAAACTGGAACAGGCCGCCCTTGACATTGCCCGTGGCACCTTCCGGCCCATTGTCACGGATCAGCGGGGCGATGACGAGACCCAGACCGTCTTCAAGGCCTTCAACCACATGGTCCGGGAACTGGAAGAAGATCAGAAACGACTCATTGAGTCCCACAAGCTCTCTTCCCTGGGCACCCTGGCCGCCGGCGCGGCCCATCAGCTCAACAATCCGCTCAACAATATCGCCACCTCCAGCCAGATCGGTCTGGCCGAGCTGGAGAGCGGAGATCCGGAGATAACCTCGCAGATGCTGGAAACTATCCACAATGAGGCCATGCGGGCCGGCAGGATCGTTTCCAGCCTGCTCGATTTCTCCAGGGATCATGAATTTTTCCCCCGCCTGGTCGCCCTGGCCGACGTGGTAGAGCAGGCAGTGAAGCTGGCGGCCAATGAGATTCCCGAAACGGTCCAGGTGGAGATTGCCATTCCGGAGGATATTACCCTGCGCCTGGATCGCCACAAGATGACCGAGGTTATCTTGAACCTGCTTTTAAACGGTGTCCAGGCCATTGGCGAAGGCCCGGGTACCATCTCCTTTTCAGCCGCCAGTCAGCCGGAGCGACACCGGGTCGTCCTTCGGGTGCGCGACACCGGCTGCGGGATAGATCCCGCAGATCTTGGACGGATATTCGATCCCTTTTTCACCACAAAGAACGAAGGAGAAGGCTCTGGCCTGGGCCTGGCGGTAGTCTATGGCATCATCAACAAACACGGCGGCTCGATCTCAGTAGAGAGCGAAATGGGCCTGGGAACCTTGTTCCTCATCACCCTGCCCCTGCCGGAACAGGAGGTGAGCTCATGA
- a CDS encoding response regulator, with protein MTDIHILVVDDDLVNRENISHVLEKDGYFVQKAVSGEEALQKLQAHRFDLVITDMKMAEVDGLQVMTAVKDMAPTPRLSSSPAMPPSTRRWRP; from the coding sequence ATGACTGACATACACATCCTGGTGGTCGATGACGACCTGGTGAACCGGGAAAACATCTCCCATGTACTGGAAAAAGATGGCTATTTCGTCCAGAAGGCGGTCAGCGGCGAAGAGGCGCTGCAGAAGCTGCAGGCCCACCGTTTCGATCTGGTTATCACCGACATGAAGATGGCAGAGGTGGACGGGTTGCAGGTGATGACCGCTGTCAAGGACATGGCCCCGACGCCGAGGTTATCATCATCACCGGCTATGCCACCGTCCACTCGGCGGTGGAGGCCATGA
- a CDS encoding zinc ribbon domain-containing protein: protein MLELALKFLEEKHTCPHCNEELTLCHAPPIHVGDGLGWGSEYLFICLNNDCPLFVNGWEYIETQFGHSGSYRFMRIPNSDESYNMMVGGKDAFTGSVVDIEALKRQNVRYQKEKEATAALDTCVAEKNLEPVLYLLLDNAATLSVRKRAAELLAPINDLACIEPLRNHKFSNSHLEQAINMAITAILKAHYLKECPYCAELIKERAKYCKHCHKDLD from the coding sequence ATGCTGGAACTTGCACTGAAATTTCTTGAGGAAAAACATACCTGCCCCCATTGCAACGAGGAACTCACCCTCTGCCATGCGCCGCCTATCCATGTCGGCGACGGCCTGGGTTGGGGTTCCGAGTACCTGTTTATCTGCCTGAACAACGACTGCCCCCTGTTTGTCAACGGCTGGGAGTATATCGAGACCCAGTTCGGCCATTCGGGTTCCTATCGGTTCATGCGCATACCCAATTCCGATGAGAGCTACAACATGATGGTGGGCGGCAAGGACGCTTTTACCGGCTCCGTGGTCGATATCGAGGCCCTCAAGCGGCAGAATGTCCGGTACCAGAAGGAGAAGGAGGCCACCGCCGCCCTGGACACCTGCGTGGCGGAGAAGAATCTCGAGCCGGTTCTCTACCTTCTGCTGGACAATGCGGCCACCCTCAGTGTCCGCAAACGGGCCGCGGAACTGCTGGCGCCGATCAACGATCTGGCCTGTATCGAACCGCTGCGTAACCACAAATTCTCCAATTCCCATCTGGAGCAGGCGATCAATATGGCCATCACCGCGATCCTCAAAGCCCATTACCTGAAGGAATGTCCCTACTGCGCCGAGCTGATCAAGGAGCGGGCCAAGTACTGTAAACACTGCCACAAGGATCTGGATTGA